From a single Apium graveolens cultivar Ventura chromosome 2, ASM990537v1, whole genome shotgun sequence genomic region:
- the LOC141707993 gene encoding endoglucanase 11-like yields the protein MENTNLAPTFLTSLLLQRCLASLLCLYAITIPHTQAFDYKDALSKSILYFEGQRSGYLPPNQRVTWRHHSGLSDGFPQGVDLVGGYYDAGDNVKFGLPMAFTITLLSWSVIEYGDQISDAGEYYHALDAIKWGTDYFIKCHTQPNVLWGQVGDGRSDHHCWQRPEDMTTGREAYKIDEKHPGSDLAGETAAAMAASSIVFRRANPHYSNLLLYHAKELFEFADKYRGKYDDSIEVVKGYYSSLSGYKDELLWAALWLYKATGEIVYFDYVIENAHSFGGVDWAMAEFSWDVKYAGVQIIASMLLEETMPKEDKQILHQYRLKAEYYICACLNKNKEQNVKRTPSGLMFIRPWNNLQYVTTATFLLTVYSDYLKLTNQGISCPQVSVGPDEIASFVKSQVHYILGSNPMNKSYLVGYGSDYPKRVHHRGASTVSYKVKDSFIGCTEGYHSWYGRQGPNPNVVIGAVVGGPDKNDGFEDGRGNFMQSEACTYNTAPLVGVFAKLHGSDKTMIVDYEINSG from the exons ATGGAGAATACAAATCTTGCACCTACATTTCTTACTAGTCTTCTTCTTCAACGTTGCCTGGCTTCTCTATTATGTTTATATGCCATAACTATTCCTCACACTCAAGCTTTTGATTACAAAGATGCTCTCTCAAAAAGCATTCTCTATTTTGAAGGCCAGAGGTCAGGCTACTTACCTCCCAATCAAAGAGTTACTTGGCGCCATCACTCCGGCCTGTCCGATGGCTTCCCACAAGGA GTGGACTTGGTAGGAGGATATTATGACGCTGGTGACAACGTGAAGTTTGGCCTGCCGATGGCATTTACCATAACATTGCTCTCATGGAGCGTTATTGAATATGGCGATCAAATATCAGATGCCGGAGAATATTACCATGCACTTGATGCAATTAAGTGGGGCACTGATTACTTCATTAAGTGCCATACTCAGCCAAACGTCCTTTGGGGCCAG GTGGGAGACGGAAGAAGTGATCACCACTGTTGGCAGCGGCCAGAGGATATGACGACAGGGAGAGAAGCTTACAAGATCGACGAAAAACACCCTGGTTCTGATCTTGCAGGAGAGACGGCTGCAGCAATGGCAGCATCGTCAATTGTGTTCAGGAGAGCAAATCCACATTACTCTAACCTTCTTTTGTACCATGCAAAAGAG TTGTTTGAGTTTGCTGACAAATATAGGGGAAAGTATGATGACAGTATCGAGGTGGTTAAAGGTTACTATTCGTCGTTGAGTGGTTACAAGGATGAGTTGCTGTGGGCAGCATTGTGGTTATACAAGGCCACGGGTGAAATTGTCTACTTTGATTATGTTATAGAAAATGCTCATTCTTTTGGTGGGGTAGATTGGGCAATGGCGGAATTTAGCTGGGATGTCAAGTATGCCGGCGTTCAAATTATTGCTTCAATG TTGCTCGAGGAGACTATGCCTAAAGAAGATAAGCAAATACTCCATCAGTACCGCTTGAAAGCAGAGTACTACATTTGTGCATGCCTTAACAAAAACAAAGAACAAAACGTAAAACGCACCCCAAGCGGCCTCATGTTCATCCGCCCATGGAACAACTTACAATATGTTACAACCGCAACGTTCCTACTCACAGTCTACTCTGATTACCTCAAGCTCACCAATCAAGGTATCAGTTGCCCCCAAGTTTCAGTTGGTCCTGATGAGATAGCTTCATTTGTAAAATCTCAGGTTCATTACATCTTGGGATCTAATCCAATGAACAAGAGCTACTTGGTTGGGTACGGTTCAGATTATCCAAAGAGGGTGCACCATAGGGGCGCATCAACAGTCTCATACAAAGTAAAAGACAGTTTCATTGGGTGCACAGAAGGATATCATAGTTGGTATGGACGTCAAGGCCCAAACCCGAATGTTGTAATAGGAGCTGTTGTTGGTGGACCGGACAAAAATGATGGGTTTGAAGATGGAAGGGGAAATTTTATGCAGTCAGAGGCTTGCACATATAACACAGCCCCTCTAGTTGGAGTGTTTGCAAAATTGCACGGGTCAGATAAGACTATGATTGTTGACTACGAGATCAATTCCGGCTGA